In Glycine max cultivar Williams 82 chromosome 10, Glycine_max_v4.0, whole genome shotgun sequence, the DNA window gaaatataggatttttcagcccttgtattttagggaacctagactagtttttgtattaggggtagttttgtaatttcacatgcactaagtggatatttgatgtgtgtggttggaaataaatttaattgaattggtagaagcccaatccaattaaaatttagagggggaggtgagcatttgcttactacaccccattgccacatcatatagtcacactttgtgcatgtccttcatgctcttcatgcctcatgacacctaagcacacttagtggagaatcttggaattgatcttggattagtgggctgaaccataactaaaattcactaatcataattagtgaaattttggctccacaaattcaatttcaaattcaagtgaaatttgaatttccctctaattttgtgtgacacttaggctataaatagaggtcatgtgtgtgcatttttttcaactttgatcatttgaatattaacttcagatttcagagctctttttgagcacaaaatttcgtgctcttctctccctctcccttcattcatctccttcttcctccaagctcttatccatggcctcctatggtggtgagcttcttctagactcatcttctccttgaagtgacgtctcctctctctcttccttctccattccgctgccatttatcttccaagaagcaaaggaatccattgatgaagaagatcctaggcctacaagctccaatggagcttgcatcaagtTGTATGCATGAAAACAATTTCACTTTTAACATTAGCATTCACATTAAAAGATGAGAACACAAGAGAAATCAAAGACGAAAATTGGAGTAATTATGCTATTTTGTAGTCTCAAAGTCGATATAGTAACCATTAAATTAATATCTATGGATGTGTTAGTTTCCACTCTACATCGATCTCATATGGGCTACTTTTAAGAAAGTGTCACAGCGTGGCTACAAAACCTCTCTAACAAAGTTGTGGGACCAACATTTTACTTGTAGAGCTTAAACTCTGCTGCATTTGTAATCTAATTTTCCGTATTTGAAGCTTAGTGTAGACCTTGCATCTATAGACTACATATCTACGGTTTGTTTCTTATGgtattttaaaacattactGACATTTTGTTTTCATAGAGACAATTTTATAGACGATAAAATCCAGAAATAACGTCTGAGGGACACACCGCACAAACTACTATGTGCTGAGTTTTACTTTCTTGAGCTTTTCAGCTCGTTCAAAGAACATATCTACCCGCAAATATGGTTTGTGAAGAATTGAGGAACAGGAATTCTAATAACTCAACTTGCCTCCTTTACCTCACTAGAAACAAGAATATCATCATTATCAATATTTGTAACCTTAATTTAGTTTTGTGATGAACCAACTCTCAACCCAACTTAAATGTCTATTCAAGAGGAACAGAGTCTTCAAGTTGTTAATGCCCAACCCAAAATGTAGTCCGTACACTTTTCCTTCCCTGTTCATTACCGCGATAGTCACACCAAAGCAACAGCCCCATAACTGGAATTTTTTTGACAAGCCACAGATACCAGTAATAACCGTGCAGCCTCTCCCATCCATAACCACTATATCAATTGATAAACGAAAATTTTGGTTGTTTTTCTCCTCACCTAGGTTCCACATACAATAAGTTCAAACAGAGACAATAATAACCAATTGACAACAATTCAAACTAGAAACAATAATAACCAATTCCATATCCAAACAGTTAACAATTCAAACTAGGAacaataataatcaatttcagatTCAAAAGGTAATTACCATAACACAGTCCATGAGATTTTCAGCATCAATATCCATAACCAAGCAAGAACAAGGAGCCAAATTTCCCGGCAAATTCCCAAATTGTGATTATCGCGGATGTTGTTGAGGTAGTTGTTTTTTCAACTGTGATTAACCAATTGAGAATGTTGCATGTATAAGAGCTACAGGTACCAAACGAGTTACTAATATCATTTATCGACATTTTGTATACACAAGGGATGGTAACAATAATATGCCCAAAAGATTTGGTTCCTTCTTCCTACTCTCTTTCTCTGGTCACTTTCTTACTCTACCACTCAGTCCCATCAAAATTGAATGaatgcttcttttttctttcaaaaaacaaacaaaaatttaccATATTCCCTTCCAATTCGATTCTGCAATTCGGAGCAGAATACCCCCTTAGGACAAACTGTTGATGAAATGAAGACCTTGAATGATGAAGGAATGAAATTGGGGGTTACCAGGGGAAGGGTTGATTGGGGTTGGTATCATTTTGTACATAACAAATTTTACTGACGTGTTGTGCAGCAAACATTGAATGATGATTTCATTTGgcaatatatgttaaaaaaagtatattagatGTAATAAGCAGTCAATGGATGCAtgatggaatataaatactatatcttgaaaaatacacATCTagatggcatccttaggacttcatacagctcatgtttgtcgccagtttcatcatccaccacccttacaTTCTCTGACTTCTCACGTTTATTgctgttaaacccatatttatgctctcctcccttcatgtcttgttttatgacaactttagctgaatctcctatcttcaccacagttgaatctcctgtcttattcgctaatgacacactttgatggcctctGTCTTATTCGCcaaagacaggagattcaactgtggTGTCACTTACTTGCTTTCGTGAGCTCTCTCTCtccagaaaattacattagatggCAACAGGttaagatataattttaaacaatcagAAAAAAGtgtagttgtcacttacttGCTTTCGTGAGCTCTCTCTCtccagaaaattacattagacgatgttaatcaattctccttcatcgtgatcattacgattagcatgaatgtCGTCAGCTTATTCTTCTCTAACAACGTTAGGAGTGATTTGTGtagtcaaaggactaacataggtgtccatgtatgaatcatcatcttctacattgaCACCAATTGTTTTTCCCTGGAGAACcatgcaccacctttcatcaaaagggtcttgcacgtaaaatacttgtctagcttgttctgccatgatgaaaaggtcattgtggtaaccaagtttctttaggtctaccaacgtaaatcctacatcatcggtgcacacaccggtgttgctgtcaacccatttacatttgaaaacacatacagtaaatttcacatagttaagctcccaaatttctttaatgaacccaaagtaagggatggaagctacacagggattggcgtcattcacacttgcgaagtgttgagattcatcccttagggtgaccccgctgttctgcattgtacctttgtcatcttgtgcttttgtgtaaaatgaatacttgtttatgtcgtatccttgccaagttataacatttcttttaggcctatctgctagctttcttaatgtttctgaagcattctcatctgcaaagattgtatctttaaaccaatcacagaaagtcttgttatgctttttcaacatccaattctttgacatttttggattattctattcgactaaagcttcatgcttaactatgtatgtcataacttcattactgttgttcaagacatacaagtgagcttgtaacaaatcttctgcacttggagtgatcacatgcagtcctcttgaacccttaccacccactctgtcatcatgccgagactcaggaaggccaacaggtttagccttctcaatgtattctgaacaaaattcaatggcttcttctgcaatgtacctctcaacaatagatgcttctggacgatatagattctttgtatacccttttaagatcttcatgtatcgctcaactaggtacatccaccgtagataaataggaccacaacatttgatttctctgaccagatgcacaatcaagtgaatcatgatgtcaaagaaagcaaggggaaaatacatctccaactggcacagtataattgcggcctcattttctagctcatcaaacttgacaggattaatgactttgctacatatagcatggaagaaaaagcacaggcgagttatggctaacctgactttgtttggcaagatgtctcgtatagccacggctaataattgttgcatgagcatgtgacaatcgtgagactttaaccctacaagcttaaacTCCTTCAActacacaaggctcttaatatttgaagagtatccttgtagAACCTTCACCtgacgaagacactgacaaaaacttatcttctcctttttggacaaagtatggcaggctgggggcaagtaaattttctgcccattagaccttggatgcaactgtgatcgtatgtccatatcagctagatcttgacgggtattcaagccatccttcgtcttgccttgaatgttaaggagcgtcccaatcacactgtcacatacatttttctccacatgcataacatcaatacaatgtctaacttctagatcagaccagtacggaagatcaaagaaaatggacctcttcttccatatgcaacttttacttttatccttcttttgggtctttccaaatatagtatttaggtgttgaacccgctgatatatcagctcaccagtcaacggtatgGGCGCAATatcgtgctcttgacttccattaaaagtttttttcagTCGTCtctaaggatgattgggtgttagaaaacAGCGATGCCAACTATAgactatttttcttccatgttttagttgtatgtagcttgtgttttcttcacagatggggtatgcatgatgacccttaacactgtaactgctgagattcccatatgctggaaagtcattaatggtacaaaaaagcattgcacgcatttcaaacaTCTCCTTGTGAAACGCATCAAAgactacaaccccctcgtcccacaacttttttAGGTCTTCAActaacggacttagataaacatcaatgtcattttctGACTGTCTTGGAcctgatatcatcatagacaacatcatgtattttcgcttcatgcacaaccaaggaggcaaattgcaaattactagcaaaactggccatgaactgtgttgagtgcttaaggtgccatatggattcattccatcactggcgagtccaagtctaagatttcttggctctttcccgaaatccggatacaatcCATCAATTTTCTTCCACTgtgagcaatcagccggatgacggaccagtccatcagaaatccttccatttgcatgccatgtaaggtcttttgcatcgtcctcgttagcaaaaagacacttaaaccttggaatgattggaagataccacaaaacctttgcTGGCGGGCCCttgtttgagttttcatcataattgctttcatcttcatccttcactttgtaccgtgaagtcccacagatagggcatttggacctttgttggaattcatgcctgtacagtatgcaatcattggggcaagcatgaatcttctgatactccatacccatgggaCACAGTATCTTTTTCACCTTATAGTAGGTTTTAGGCAACGTGTTGTcatctggaagcagattgtgcactacctcaagcagtgaagtgaaacttttgtcactccacccataccgggccttgacattaaccaaACTTAACACCGCAGACAATAGAGTTAacgaattcttgcaccccgtatacaaaggctgtagaagcaaagactttgtctttgatgttttgatgatgccatatgatcgtgatgatttgatgaaaatgcgcttctcaagtttaatttaaGACAACGatccaagaatacaagatacaacatcaagaagatctctagtattttaggaagggaattcctaattgaaatagtaaaaggtttggccaagaaatttaagttaaaaagtctttttcaagagatttactctctggtaattgattaccagtggccaaaaatgatttacaatagtcattacaaatttgaatttaaactttacactgtgtaatcgattacacatggatggtaatcgattaccagcagttactaaatgttatgattcaaattttaaagcttgtaatcgattacacatggagattttcagaaaataacttccaagagtcacatctattcaaatggtttatgaatgaccatcaaaggtctatttatatgtgacttggaaacacgaattgtgagagagttttcattgcccaaaaagttttatcctctcaaaagattaagagagtttttctgaattgaaatgtctcatcctctcaaaaagattccttggtcaaacacttgcatattcaataaggaatttttcttgatcttcattttacaatctatctctttcaagagagatttcttcttctcttcttcttacttctgaaaagggattgagaccgagggtctcttattgtaaaggattcctgaacacaagggaagagtTGTCGCTGTGTGgtttagactttgtaaaagaagttttacaaagagagtggaaaatctcaagtaggttgcctgaggactggacgtaggcacgggaagtggccgaaccagtataaatcaagtttgcatttctctcttcccttaaacttcttttatttattgctatttatctttggcttgaaagaagtttattttgaattgtcttttgagtaattcatgttaagggtgaattgttaatccaaaaagagagagtgaaattttaattggggaatagttcttgtatcttaattcaaccccccttcttaagataactgaggccatttgtccaacaaaggcttctttgaatcactctgcaatccttcatacacaggggcatgtgcttgctggaaagactcttgtccaaggtcacaaatcatgtcctccaagcgatctcctatttctacatcaaacggtttagATTGGGatccactctgcatgtctgtgacttcaccatgccatatccatgtcgtgtaattcttcttaatcccatcacataatagatggtcccgtattTCATCCAGTAGTTGTCAtattccattcaaacagtttatgcaaggacaataatattttccttcttcattcggttgACCTCTTtttgaagcaaattgcaagaactgttcgacgccatcctcatattctgggctcatgcgactttcattcattcaacttcgatccatctaagcaattccatgcatgaaaatctcacttttttatttataggtgtggccctatcccatttaggaaaactgtcttttatgttagcttcaaacgtcagggttaccattatttacaaaaatttgactaaatttcggcaggatttcgcattgatctccaagtacacgacatgacatcggtgaaatgaatttcccgataatcaagtatgcactcagagaacaacttgaaatgcattgaaccgaaatttcatcaaattaatgaaaataataataaccttgatgaatgaatctaacataaaaataccagtctccccaaactgtccaaacggacaattcaagactaaatacaatgactaatgcaaactatccgcaagaatcattgcattaagtctcaaacgggaatctaaggttcactcaacATGAACAACAGTTGTGTATAAAGCAAATTACATTCATGACATaaaagaacatacaaaaggtaaatttcaaattttgggtTTGGagggtgcttatgctttattattgtagttgggtatgtgtgtgtgtgtctatcatgagggtgtgtgtgtgtgtctttgtgtgtgatgagggtgtgtttgtgtctttgtgtgtgatgagggtgtgtgtatgatgggtgtgtgtgtgtatcatcAGGATGTGTGTAGTTGTCATGCTAGTAAAAATTGAGGGCAAACTAGTTATCAGTGTTGTATCTTAATCCCAAGTACGCAATTTCAATTTAGGGGAGGACATAAATTTGGAAATTGAGTGGAAGCATAAGATTGCAaacatggttttaaattgtggttcCCAACCATAATTACAGATGCAATATTATGATTTGTAAGGTTTGTATAAACTTAATTAgcataaaataactaaatgatCATCAAGAATTGTTCGTCATTGCTATTTGTAATACAACTACAACTCTAACTTTAAAACCCTAATTAGAAACTGACTTTGTACACCTTTTGGGTTTGTCTTGATTTATGGAATCTatggagagagagagtgaaCCTGGACAACTCATGGAATCCATGTGGAGATTGACATGTGACTTTACTGTAAGGgccttatttctttatttatggagggtgtgtgtgtgtgggtgtgtgtgtgtgtgtgtgtgtgtgtgtgtgtgtgtgtgggtgtgtgtggggggggggggggggcgagggggtgtgtgtgtgtggttttgtgtgtgtgtgtgtgtgtgtcaagaGCACAAGGTGGATTTCAAGGATAACAGGTCAATAGACCCAAAGAGATACACTTTAATTTTAGCCTAACAGGAACAAAGCCTATTAGTTTGGAAGACAAAAGGAAGCTTGGTGAAGGGTATAGTCCATTGCTGCAATTAACCAAGGGTATGGTCCATTTTATGTAAACTGAGTAGTGTACATAAAATGATTGATAATACCCAAATGCCTTTTGGAGAGGTATCTACTGTTTCTACGAAGTTTGAGTCATTCAGGGCACAACATTTTCGTATGTTAATGGAGAACCTATGTGTTTTAGAAGAAACTTTTGTTGATTATGAAGCATGGAGGTTGGAAAAGGCTATTATATTGCAACTAGGAGAGGTTGGTGCTCTTGAGTTATTCAATGTTTGTCTATCAAGATCAGTTGGAACCTCACTTGTGACAAACTATGCTGTCAAAGTGGATGACTACAAGGACAAAGTTGTTGTCCAGTCtagcaagaaaaaggaaaataaaactagaagaaagagagaatttGTTGCCACAACAGTTTCATCCCAGTCATTGACTTTAAAAGCTAATCATTGAAATTCTGTAATCTGTACTACTGTAGGTGCTAGCAGAGTTAGAGAAAATTAGGACAGCTATAGAATAGGATACCAAGCCAGTAGCAAGCTTGAGTACCTGGGCAGAAGCATCCGGAGTTGATGAGAAGGTGCTACAGTAGCTATTGCATCGTGGCTATTATTGTCGGGATGAGCTCATACAAAGTAGTCATTCCTTAGTTGTATACCTTGCCCGAAAATATAGGGGTATGGGAATAGCTTTGGATGATTTACTTCAAGTTTGTTCCAAATGTCATTGCTCatgattttatttgtaatttgtgaTTGTTTGTTGTGAGGAAAAGTTTCTGTTTGTCTTTTACCTATTTGTGCACTCATCATATACAGTTGTAAGTTATATCGCAAAGAACCCGAGTTTCCTGATTAAGAGTCGATATTTTTTAGAGCTAACAATTAACAACTTGTGAGAGTTAAAATCACAGTAAATACTTCAAAgatatcagtccaatgaaagaaaggtcatgtagagaggcatagcataagttacaactataccagtaatgcatacaaaaacaatttcaaagtagttttcgaatcaaagatataaatacctgagttCGAGGCTTCAGCACAATTGACTTTCCAGCAATGACCGCAGGACCACTTTGAATTTCGAAACAGCAATGACCACAGGATCAACAATAGCTAAAATCGCTCCTAATGGAATCTGAAAATAGTATGGCAGCATAATTTAGTGTttagcaaattaaaaaaaaagactaaatgacattataaataatatatttgattccACCAAAATAACTTTTAAGGCACTTAATGTTTAGAATCTGTTTTGATCTCAAAGTGGATAACAAATCATGTTTTTAAAAGGATGGGActacatatatattatacaatCAAAGTGGATAAAAacatgtttctctctagtagttatcACCCTATCACCTGGAAGGAGACAAATCACAGGGCCTTACAATATAACTAACATACCATTGTTAACATGAAGAAAAGAGTTTGTGCTAATGCATGTTATTAGGcaaaatgttattaatatacTTTACTTGTTATCCATCAGAATCAAAGAAATTTCATCAGTGTTAAAACTATTGATGAAGTGTCAATTAGGCCACACACAAGCACATGACCCTACCCATTTGACATTTTGCTTCTTCCATTAGCCTACTTATAGAACTACTCTTAAATGTGCCAGGCAGTTATTCagctattaattttaaattctctccTGCATCCATTTCCTTCCCTCTATCTAGTTTTAGCCTTCTCTTCACATAACTAAGTTTTGCTTTCAACCTTGCTAGCTGCtacttttacttattattatggCCTTTTAGCACTCAAAAGTTGTCATAATACTAGTTCTATTACTTCAAAGTGTTTTAGTATCTTTATCTATACCactattttttcatttcaatctcattttgttcttttttgtaTCTCATCTTCCATCAGCCTCTATGCAAACAAGATCTTTTGGGCCCTTTTCTGTGTGTACTTTGATACTTTTTTACTATGGTTATCTCAACAGCCACTTCAAATAACAACAACATTCATCAGTTGCAATCTTTCAACTCTCATAACAACAATTACCACCTTCGTGATGCGTCCTTTTCTTCGTACTTGAACAACAAAGAAGAGATCCTGGCAGAATCAGGCCATGGCTATGTCAACAACAGAAAGGATCCTCTTGGAGTAAAGAAGGAATATGATGGAGAAATTGGAGTATTTGAAGCTGAAAAGTACTTCaatggagaagagattgaaagcCCCCCAAGAGTTGCTAATAATGATGCCAACAAGCATCGGCCCCAAAAAGATGAACAAACAACTCTTGTAACCAGAAAGTACAAAGTTCAAAATGGAACTCCAAGTGTAAGGTCTGAATCAAGCTTGAATAGCCAAAGTGCACTTTTGCGAAGTGCTGTGACGAACTCCTCAAGGAACATGAAAAGCAAATTGCATAGGAAGAGTTTTCTAGTTGGTCTTGGTTGCAAATGCTATTGTTCTGACAAGAATTATGTTGATATTAGTCACCATGCAGGTGAAATCAGTTTCAGCAAAAATTCTAGTCACGGAAAAACAACTTCAAGAAATATGTTCAATGCTGATCCAAAGGCTAATCATTCAGTTAAAGTTACTAGGCCTCACGCAGCCGAAATCTCGATTAACAAAGATGTTTACTTCCAAAGCCCAGAGAAGTTAGGGGTGGGATTGAGCAAAGAAAATAGTTTAGCACTCTTAGGTTTGAATTCTAGCTTAGGAAATAATCCGGCGAAAATGCAACTTCTACAAGTAGAGAAGTCAAGGAATTCATTGGAAGTGTTTGGCTCCCCAATATTGAGTAGCAGGAGCAAGTCTTTGAGCATTAATAAAATGCAAAAGTAGTTTTCCTTTGTTCTGTCTATAATTAGCATTTTTGTTGATAAATTAGATAGAGTACATCTCATAACTGATGTAAATTTTAGGCAATTCAAATTtggttaataaaattgatttttactaAGTCTCTCCAAtttaactttcattttattGCTATAGTAAATATTGATTcggagaagaaaaaagaatagttTGGGCATAAAAATTGCTGCTGGGGTAGCAGCTGCTGCTTCTGCTTTAGCAATATCTGCAATAATCATTTTCTTGATTTCTAGAAGAAATATGAAATACCAGAAGAAGATTTTCAGGAAACGAATGTGTAAGTGTTCTAAGGCTTTATGCtgattatatcattttttattctttcgaacctatatatatatatatatatatatatatatatatatatatatatatatatatatatatatatatattttaaagatgtTCAGGCAGCCAAGAAATTAATAACAGTCAGGATAGGCATGTTCTAATAATTTGTCAGTTGTCATTGACATGTCAAATTGGGTCAATAGCCACAACATCTACCGTGTCTACTGTCAACATCCAGTAAGGTGTagttgtctttattgtaaacaTGTATTATGTATACAACCAATTTGGATGCAAAATTTAGCAATAGAGATGGATGGCTATAGAACATGAAATTCCATTTCTTAACACAAAATGATGTCAACTTAATCATGAGGAAATACGCttaatatcatataataattcataagtagtaattattcatataataaacaacaaaaaaatgatgtttCAATGCCTCTCATACCACAATGGCTTCAACTCCTCTTGAAATCAAGTTGTCAGCTAATTGTGCTGCAAGACCAGTCACAAATATTGAAGCCATAGGCGGAAGAATAGACAactgaaaagattaaaaatctCCGATGTTTAGTATGTCTGTATGTATGTAAGACATAGACCAGTTTCCTCTCAAAACAAATTGCACATACTAATGATTGTTTCCtctttaaaactattatttattaaatttaaatagctTAATATTGTTCAGCATATTATGTGTAAGTGTTCTAACTTATGCCTCAAAACTCCACCACCGAGTTAATCACAAATTGAAGTTTCTACTGCCAACTATGCTAAGTTCATTTCCAATTCCTATCCTTCTGCTTTATCAATAAGCATTGTAGCCgaatttctctttttatcttatttcttcCTTTATGCACATAGTCCCTATCATGGACATTACAGAATACCTAAGCCATTTCAACTATAAACATACATATTTACTACAtaggttttcattttttatgatctGTTTGTGGTTACACCAGAAATGAAGGCACTTATATATCTTTGGTATATTACCTGACATATACTAACACCATTACAAACTGACAGAATTACTCTAATCATTACAAATTGACAGAATTACTTAAACTGTGACCTGCTTCATTTTCCTTTCTGCTACCTAGGGCTGCCAATTGGAGTTAATCCCAGAAGAAAGGTGGTGTGAGAATCTATAATCAGAAAATTCGAGGATAGGTTGAATAAATGGAACCAGAGAAGCATTTCAATGGCTGGCATAATTACTCTAATCAATGTTGTCCTAACAGCATTGCTTGTGTTCAATTTGTCTTTTTCCAGGGCCCCTACAGCACTGATTAATAGGCTAACTACCACTCAAAGGCAATTTCTTTGGGGTGGTAGCTTTGAAGGGAAGAAGATAGCTTGGGTAGCTTGGAGACAGGTGTGTGCCTCTAGAGATTTGGGAGGTTTGGGGATCAAAGACATTAAGGTCCTCAAGAATGCTCTCCTAATTAAATAGAAATGGTTGATGTTTCACCAATCAAGGTTTTGAcactacattttttcttttgatgtttgttatTTGCAAAATTAGGGACCTCATCTCATTGAAGAAAATCCAATAAATGATTAA includes these proteins:
- the LOC100795644 gene encoding protein PHYTOCHROME KINASE SUBSTRATE 1-like, with the protein product MVISTATSNNNNIHQLQSFNSHNNNYHLRDASFSSYLNNKEEILAESGHGYVNNRKDPLGVKKEYDGEIGVFEAEKYFNGEEIESPPRVANNDANKHRPQKDEQTTLVTRKYKVQNGTPSVRSESSLNSQSALLRSAVTNSSRNMKSKLHRKSFLVGLGCKCYCSDKNYVDISHHAGEISFSKNSSHGKTTSRNMFNADPKANHSVKVTRPHAAEISINKDVYFQSPEKLGVGLSKENSLALLGLNSSLGNNPAKMQLLQVEKSRNSLEVFGSPILSSRSKSLSINKMQK